The Pyrodictium delaneyi genome contains a region encoding:
- a CDS encoding (Fe-S)-binding protein, with protein MEQMAPSPAVKQLLEEVKRNISWEGFPADKLEKALAEALSALDSVKLHFLENCVGCAACAPACPYYYVSEKYGPVEKAELARYMYRKEGTILGKLLGPLLNAKKPQSEKDLDEIVEAVYRCTNCGACYVSCPFGIDSGLIIKGILGSIATKTGRAPTLIAVFDVIERKKLFLEIPSFMYIWNEVMKKAEQALGKPLPFDKKGAEYFLLVNMADAMFYPDAVIGAMRALDRAGLDWTLPSKPLAFRPPIAAVIGLQKQAKEMIKILDEDISKYEPKNVVLLDGGFVYPWLRFQMPKALGRRPSYRVLHIVELFEKLIKEGKLKLRQTDDKVTWHDPCQLARRGGVTEEPNFVLSAASKGFRKLPHHGAESYCCGGGGGIGCMNMEMLEQMGKLLGVSSKDLVASDKELEFIKKTAEHWSIAVKRKIDDVKKSGAEIVVTACPVCMHSIAGGSQLYGLKIQVRHIAAYIGEHIE; from the coding sequence ATGGAACAGATGGCTCCAAGTCCCGCAGTAAAGCAGCTACTTGAAGAGGTCAAACGTAACATATCATGGGAAGGGTTCCCGGCAGACAAACTCGAAAAGGCTCTTGCCGAGGCACTATCAGCACTAGACTCCGTGAAGTTACACTTCCTTGAGAACTGTGTAGGCTGTGCAGCATGTGCACCCGCCTGCCCCTACTACTACGTCTCCGAGAAGTATGGGCCTGTAGAGAAGGCTGAGCTGGCACGCTACATGTATAGAAAGGAGGGCACTATACTCGGTAAGCTACTAGGCCCACTGCTCAACGCCAAGAAGCCTCAAAGCGAGAAGGACCTCGACGAGATTGTCGAAGCAGTCTATCGCTGTACAAACTGTGGCGCCTGCTATGTATCCTGCCCCTTCGGCATAGACAGCGGCCTCATAATAAAAGGCATACTAGGCAGTATTGCCACCAAGACTGGTCGTGCGCCTACACTAATAGCTGTCTTCGATGTAATTGAGCGCAAGAAGCTCTTCCTAGAGATACCAAGCTTCATGTACATCTGGAACGAGGTAATGAAGAAGGCAGAACAGGCGCTAGGTAAACCGCTGCCTTTCGACAAGAAGGGCGCCGAGTACTTCCTACTAGTAAACATGGCGGATGCAATGTTCTATCCAGACGCGGTAATAGGTGCTATGAGGGCGCTAGACCGGGCTGGGCTGGACTGGACACTGCCAAGCAAGCCACTAGCTTTCCGTCCGCCAATAGCAGCGGTAATAGGTCTCCAAAAGCAAGCCAAGGAGATGATAAAGATACTCGACGAGGACATATCCAAGTACGAACCTAAGAATGTGGTACTCCTTGATGGTGGCTTCGTCTACCCCTGGCTACGGTTCCAGATGCCCAAGGCGCTAGGCCGCCGGCCCAGCTACCGGGTGCTACACATAGTAGAGCTGTTTGAGAAGCTAATCAAAGAGGGCAAGCTAAAGCTGCGCCAGACCGACGATAAGGTCACCTGGCACGACCCATGCCAGCTAGCACGCCGTGGTGGTGTAACCGAGGAGCCAAACTTCGTGCTGAGCGCGGCGAGCAAGGGCTTCCGCAAACTACCACACCACGGTGCTGAGAGCTACTGTTGTGGCGGCGGAGGCGGTATAGGCTGTATGAACATGGAGATGCTAGAGCAGATGGGTAAGCTGCTAGGTGTCTCGAGCAAGGACCTAGTAGCAAGCGACAAGGAGCTTGAGTTCATAAAGAAGACTGCAGAGCACTGGTCGATAGCAGTAAAGAGGAAGATAGACGACGTCAAGAAGAGCGGAGCGGAAATCGTAGTAACGGCGTGTCCGGTGTGTATGCACTCCATCGCTGGAGGCTCGCAGCTATACGGCCTCAAGATACAGGTAAGGCATATCGCCGCCTACATTGGCGAACACATAGAGTAG
- a CDS encoding metal-dependent hydrolase, whose protein sequence is MNRSTHVAFTIGFTTAMLWGLRANVSSLLVVVPIAVAATLIPDMDLRKAHRLLLHNISAAAMFTILVYLAASKNLPNWLAELAALGFLLGYVSHLLLDMFTIRGVALLYPLSRRFYRLARLRSNDPRANTVLKMASALLTAYSVAAMSGIIRVGSLP, encoded by the coding sequence TTGAACCGGTCTACCCATGTAGCGTTCACGATTGGCTTCACTACTGCTATGCTCTGGGGCCTCAGGGCCAACGTTAGTTCACTCTTAGTAGTAGTTCCGATAGCTGTCGCTGCCACACTTATACCGGACATGGATCTCCGTAAAGCGCATAGGTTGCTCCTCCACAATATATCCGCTGCCGCAATGTTCACTATCCTAGTCTACCTGGCAGCTTCCAAAAACCTTCCCAACTGGCTAGCCGAGCTAGCAGCCCTAGGCTTCTTGCTAGGCTATGTCAGCCATCTACTGCTGGACATGTTCACTATACGCGGCGTTGCATTACTCTATCCTCTAAGCCGCCGTTTCTACAGGCTAGCAAGGCTACGGAGCAACGATCCCAGAGCCAACACAGTTCTCAAGATGGCATCAGCGCTCCTAACAGCATACAGTGTAGCAGCGATGAGCGGCATAATACGAGTCGGTTCTCTGCCCTAA
- a CDS encoding SDR family NAD(P)-dependent oxidoreductase, protein MAVQTPILNHARLAAGVEAEREGKPAGYVLVTGASRGIGRAIVLRFAAEGYAVAITYHSKRDQALEVAERARRLGAPETIVLQLDVSSPDSVEKAYHRLEAEWPYLNVLVNNAGVFHVGGIEETTLEDWEHVIRVNLTGVFLVTKTFLPMLKRAPWASIVNLASIAGQTGNVAASAVYAASKAGVIGLTRRLAVELAKYGIRVNAVAPSFVETDMVQMFLDTPEKRKKIEELHPLRMIIQPEDVAEAVYFLATPASRAITGHVLSINAGRFAA, encoded by the coding sequence ATGGCTGTCCAGACACCGATACTAAATCATGCTAGACTCGCAGCTGGTGTAGAAGCTGAACGCGAGGGGAAGCCGGCAGGCTACGTGCTCGTCACTGGGGCAAGCCGCGGCATAGGCAGGGCGATAGTGCTCCGCTTCGCTGCTGAAGGCTACGCGGTGGCAATCACCTACCATAGTAAACGTGACCAGGCCCTCGAGGTTGCGGAAAGGGCTCGCCGTCTAGGCGCCCCAGAGACTATCGTGCTCCAGCTAGACGTGTCTAGCCCGGATAGCGTGGAAAAAGCCTACCACCGCCTTGAGGCAGAGTGGCCCTACCTCAATGTACTAGTCAATAACGCTGGCGTATTCCACGTGGGAGGTATCGAGGAGACAACCCTTGAGGACTGGGAACACGTGATACGGGTCAATCTTACCGGAGTCTTCCTGGTCACAAAGACATTTCTCCCGATGCTTAAGAGGGCGCCCTGGGCCAGCATAGTAAACCTTGCCAGCATAGCGGGGCAAACAGGAAATGTAGCGGCCTCAGCTGTCTATGCGGCCTCAAAGGCTGGCGTAATAGGACTCACCCGTCGCCTCGCAGTAGAGCTAGCTAAGTACGGGATACGTGTCAACGCAGTAGCGCCTAGCTTCGTTGAGACTGATATGGTACAAATGTTCCTGGATACTCCTGAGAAAAGAAAGAAGATAGAAGAGCTACACCCTCTCCGCATGATAATACAGCCTGAGGATGTTGCAGAGGCGGTCTACTTCCTGGCAACTCCCGCCTCCCGTGCTATAACTGGCCACGTACTCAGCATAAACGCCGGCCGCTTTGCAGCATAA
- a CDS encoding hyaluronate lyase, which translates to MVQLSRRDFLKLTGTAAFFASLNWDELIKKAIAEVKSGGINIVWFEAQDCAGNTTALIQATKPDLVEVLGGYSHIAGPGTVKLLFHETVMLSWGEETPEYVKKLVEMSPEELAALVEKLPDDDPLKKTLKAFLDLGYNPGLLLTSPIDILKLAEQGKLDPFVLVLEGSFPIDEKAGGPPHSDYFCYIGEENGKPITCTEWMRRLLPRAVAVISVGNCACYGGIPANKVVEVDFMKKLGYDLFQTWTGKGWSASPTGAVGFFPDPVRGFKGLVDLLEEAEPFRNFVYGRCSLKPGEIRPDCRPAVSVPGCPANGNGQLRVIANLILWAKGLLPLPELDQYWRPKYIFGPTVHEQCPRAGSYAAGDFRKEPGDPDYKCLFAVGCKGPISNCPWNKVGWVEGVGGPTRAGGVCIGCTMPGFSDSFEGFYKPLQAPTTPSTASTAASAAVAAVAGAAVAYGVSKMVEKKAEKAKEEQTRA; encoded by the coding sequence ATGGTCCAGCTCTCCCGTAGAGACTTCCTAAAGCTCACAGGAACGGCAGCATTCTTTGCCAGCCTCAACTGGGACGAGCTGATAAAGAAAGCAATAGCTGAGGTTAAGTCGGGTGGTATAAACATTGTATGGTTTGAGGCACAAGATTGTGCTGGCAATACTACGGCATTAATCCAGGCTACTAAGCCTGACCTAGTTGAGGTACTTGGTGGTTATAGCCATATAGCTGGTCCTGGTACAGTTAAGCTCCTATTCCACGAGACTGTGATGCTTAGCTGGGGCGAAGAGACACCCGAGTACGTCAAGAAGCTCGTCGAAATGAGCCCGGAGGAGCTGGCCGCTCTCGTAGAGAAACTCCCTGATGACGATCCACTCAAGAAGACATTGAAAGCATTCCTAGACCTAGGTTATAACCCAGGTCTCCTCCTCACAAGCCCAATTGATATACTAAAGCTCGCCGAACAGGGTAAACTCGACCCATTCGTGCTTGTACTTGAAGGTAGTTTCCCCATAGATGAAAAGGCGGGTGGACCGCCGCATAGCGACTACTTCTGTTATATAGGCGAGGAGAACGGCAAACCAATAACATGTACAGAGTGGATGCGCCGCCTCCTACCACGAGCCGTAGCAGTAATATCTGTTGGTAACTGTGCATGCTATGGCGGTATACCGGCAAACAAGGTTGTAGAAGTAGATTTCATGAAGAAACTAGGATACGACCTATTCCAGACTTGGACTGGTAAGGGCTGGAGTGCTAGCCCTACCGGCGCAGTTGGCTTCTTCCCTGATCCCGTTAGGGGCTTCAAAGGCCTAGTAGACCTTCTCGAAGAAGCAGAACCATTCCGTAACTTCGTCTACGGTCGTTGCTCCTTAAAGCCTGGCGAAATTAGGCCCGATTGTCGTCCTGCGGTATCCGTGCCAGGATGCCCTGCCAACGGTAATGGTCAGCTTCGCGTCATAGCAAATCTCATACTATGGGCCAAGGGTCTACTACCATTGCCTGAACTAGACCAGTATTGGAGGCCAAAGTACATCTTTGGTCCAACGGTACATGAACAATGCCCCAGGGCGGGAAGCTACGCTGCTGGCGACTTTAGGAAGGAGCCTGGCGATCCGGACTATAAGTGTCTGTTCGCTGTAGGTTGTAAGGGTCCAATCAGCAACTGTCCATGGAACAAGGTTGGATGGGTCGAGGGTGTGGGTGGCCCGACAAGAGCGGGTGGCGTGTGTATAGGCTGTACGATGCCCGGCTTCAGCGACAGCTTTGAAGGCTTCTATAAGCCTCTACAAGCTCCAACGACGCCTAGCACAGCATCTACTGCAGCCAGTGCTGCTGTCGCTGCCGTTGCTGGCGCAGCTGTAGCTTACGGAGTATCCAAGATGGTTGAGAAAAAGGCTGAAAAGGCTAAGGAGGAGCAGACACGCGCCTAA